GATCTGGGCAACATCTGCTTGACAGGCATTCCTTACCTTCTCCATCTCACTTTCATTTTCTTTTTTTCTCTGTGCCAATTCCTCTACAATTTTTTCATAAATTTTTGTATGGAATAATCCCTGAAAAATTTTCTTCTTCTCGTCCGACTTTGCTCGCAATACCTCCATAAATTCGCCCTGAGCAATCATGGCCACCTGCATAAATTGCCCCTTATTTAGACCAATAATTTCTTCAATTTTTTGATCCACTTCTTTCTTGTTCTCGCTATATTGCCCCTGATCAGGTAAAATCAACTCAACGCTTTCCTTTATTGCCTTATATCCCTCTTTTTTCTTATACGCCACCCTATGTCTCGGTGACCTTCTAATGGTATAGATATTTTCTACTCCATCTCTCATCTGAGAAAATGTCAATTCCACATAGGGTTCTGCATCTGTATATTGGCTCTGCAATTCTGCACCATCTTTTTTATTTGCACTGGAACTAGCCTCTCCAAATAGAGCAAAGGCCATGGCATCAAAAATTGTACTTTTTCCTGCTCCTGTGTCTCCTGTAATCAAAAATACATTCTGCGTTGCCTTTTGAAAATCAATCACCGTTTTTTCTCCATAGGAGCCAAATGCCTGCATAGTCAATGTTATTGGTCGCATCCTTCCACCTCCTGAACAAAATTAATTACCTCCTTCAAGAGCTTTTCTTCTTCCTGATCGACATCCTTTAAAAATGCCCTACAAAGAGAAAAAGCATCCATGTCTTCCTCTGGATCATATTGCATTTGATAATCTACACTTTGCAAATTTTGCCTTCGCACTTCCAATACATTGGGAAATTTTCTGCGAATTCTCTCCTGCATATCAAAGACATTGATTTCTCCCTCATCGGTCAATTGAATGCTCACATAATCTATGCTTTCCTTCATCAAAATTTCTTCTAACTTTCCAGAAATTACGCGCACTTGATGTAGTGGATTTAGTGGCAAAACTCTTGTTTTTACTACTCCCTTTTCTTCCATCTCCACAACAATGATTCCCTTTTGTTGCCCCGCCTCACTGATGGACATTGGCATTGGCGTTCCACAATAGCGATAGACTTCACTTCCCACCTTCATCGGCTTGTGAATATGTCCCAATGCAGCATAATCAAAAACCTCCAATATGTCCGCACAGACCTCATCAATATTTCCAACCATACGAATTTCTGATTCTGCCCTTGCCACATTTTCTGCCTTCTCTCCCGTAGGGAGAAAAAATTGATGACTCACCAATACATTTCTCTTCGATGTATCTATGTGCTCTCGCTCAATCATCACACGCAAGCTGGCATCATATCCCCGATAATTTCCCTGTTGATCCATCCCCACAATTTCTCGAACTACAGAAGGTCGCACAAAGGGAAGCAAATAAAAATTAACCTCACCATATTGATCTTGTACAGTGACCTTTTCCATGTACTCCTCCTTCGTTCTCGGTGGCTGTCCAATCATATAAATCTTTCGTGATTTCAATACATTGCGAAATAAATTGATACGAGTTGCACTGTCGTGATTTCCTGCAATAATCAAAACATTTGCCTTTGGCAACGCCTGAACTAAGCCCTCCATCAATCGATCAAACATTTCTACAGCCTCTGCCGATGGAACTGCTTTGTCATAGATATCTCCCGCAATCACAATGACCTCTGGTTCTTCCTTTTTGGCCCAAGTTATTATCTGTGCAAATATATACTCAAAATCTTTTTTTAAATCATAGTTCATTAATCTTAACCCGATATGCAAGTCGGACAAGTGAAAAAATTTCATTTTTCCCCCCTCAAAATTTTAGACAAAAAAGTCGGCATACAGTAAATCCCATTTACTATATACCGACTGCTCTTATCAAATACTACTGAAAACGACCATATGTTTTTGTCAATTCTGCGATCTGTTTCCAAATCTTTTTCGTCATCTTTCCTGGCTTAAGTCTAAATGTCCAGTTATCTCCCACCGTAGATGGCACATTCATTCGGTATCCAGCACCATAATTGAGATAATCTTGCACAGGAATAATGCAAACATTTGAAACACTGCTCATCGCTCCACAAATCATTGCATTGACAAGGCTATCATCATCGACATCATCAATATTAAAGTACTTACAAACCTCTGCTCGCACCTTCTTTGTCAAGCCCTGTGCCCAAGCATGTAAAGGCTCATCATCATGTGTCCCTGTGTAGACAACACTATTTTTGGTATAATTATATGGCAAATAAATCTCGCCACCATCTTGGAATGCATACTGTAAAACCTTTGTAGCTGCACATCCACTTTCTCTTAACAATGCCTTTGCACTTTCTCCTTCGATACCAAGATTTTCGGCAATCAACTCCTTGTCCCCAAATTCATCTCGAAGATGACCTATTAAATCCATACCTGGTCCCTTTTCCCAATGCCCATTAACTGCATTCTCACTCATATATGGAATACTATAGTACTCATCAAAGGCTCTAAAGTGGTCAAGGCGGACTGTATCATACAACACAAAACTTACCCTCATGCGTCTAGTCCACCAGCGATATCCCTTCTGGCGATGCTTCTCCCAATTATAGAGTGGATTGCCCCAAATCTGTCCCTCTTTCATCTCCTTATCTGGTGGGCAACCAGCCACTGCTGTCGGCACTCCTTCCTCATCCAATTGAAACAGTTCTGGATGTGACCAAGTATCTGCACTATCTGCTGCCACATAAAATGGTAAATCCCCAATAATCTTTATTCCCTGTGCATTGGCATAATCTTTGAGTTTCTTCCATTGTGTAAAAAACTTATATTGTAAAAATTGATAGAATTCAATCTCAAAATACAATTTCTCTCTATAATAGTCCAATGAATAGGCAAATCTCTTTTGGATATCCTCTGGCCACTCTGTATATGCACTTCCATTAAAATAATCTTTTAATGCCATAAACATGGAATAATCCCATAACCACTTTGCATTGTCTTCCACAAAATCTTGGAAATCCAAATCCTTATAGACATAGGCTCTTTTGTATGCCTTTTTAAGAAGAGGAATCCTCTCCTCATACATCTTTGCATAGTCAACTTTTTTCGGGTCATTGCCAAAATCTACAGCATCACATTCTTTTTTGGTCAATAGTCCCTCATCGATCAAAGCATCCAAATCAATAAAGTATGGATTTCCTGCAAACGCAGAAAAAGATTGATACGGCGAATCGCCAAAGCCAATCGGTCCCATTGGTAACACCTGCCAATATCCCTGTCCCGCTTCCTTTAGCTGGTCCACAAAATCATATGCTGCCTTTCCGAAGCTTCCAATGCCATAAGGTGAAGGCAAGCTACTAATATGTAACAATATTCCGCTCTTTCTCATATGAACCTCCCATATACTATCCATTATTTATGCAATTCACACTACAAATAGTGTATAATGTTTTTATTTTTCTGTCAATATTTAAGTTGATTTTCACATTGTATAGTTTACTCAAAACACCAAAAAGCCAGCTAAGCGTTTCCTTGTTCATTCCCATATTGTATGTTGTGCCATCACCGTACAATTTGATAGACTACGATCAGAGTTGAAATTTGCTTCGATGCGATAGCGTTTCCAAAGTACATAGTCATAAGTCTGTAGAGTAAGTACAAAGTAATGAGAATTTTTTAGCTCATCAGAATCTATTGGATGCAGTAAAAAAATATCACTCAAATCTTTTGATTCAAAGTCACTCAGCTGTAGATCGGATAGAGTCACATGGTTGAATTTCACAGCAGATAAATCTGTATCATCAGGTGTAGCTTTATAACAAGTTATCGTACAATTTTTTAGCTCATCAGAATCTTTCCATGTAGGAGTGACACAGACATGACCAAAAGATTTACCACCTCGATATAATTCTATGTATTCTCCATAATAAAAATGATCACTGTGCGTATTGATAATTTCACTATTTGCAGTTTTGTCTCCAAATGTAAAACCATCATCTAGGAGTGTGACTGCTTTTGTTGTACCCATAACTATATTCGTTCCATCGATTTGTATGTTTATAGGTTTAACAGGAATACCTGCTATAGATATAAACAAAGTGAAGATAAAGGAAGCAAAAAACATCAATACCATGATCACATTCGTAGTTGAATAGATATAATTTGCATTATATTTGGGTATAAAAAAATGGATAAGATATTTTATCAAACCCCAAAGCAAAATTACGGCTATAATGATTACAAATTGTATTTTCAAAGAAGAAAAAATGGCTTTTCCTATATCGCAAAGTTTGATGTAATTTATGGCTATAGCTATGATATTTGCTAAAATAATACATAACATAAAGCAGTTGGCCTCTATTTGTGCAGACTTATCTGTAATATTATCAAAGTGGCTAGGTCTTCTCGTCAACTGGATATGACCTAACCTATATATCCAGTTAGGAACTTCCGTGCAAGTAAACACAGCGATGAGTAGTCTAAAGTATATAAAAATAGCCAAAATAAAACATAGTAGTGAAGCAATACCAAAACCCAATGCAGATATAAAAAATGCCACGACCGTTCTCCTTTTGTATTATCAAGAAATGGTTATCATCATTATCAAAAATTGGTATTATATATCACATTATATCATTTTATATCATAAATCAGAACTTATTTTACTAGATTTCTCGACAAACCTACTACGAATAGAATCTGCCGCTTGATTAATGCCTACAAGGACTCTATCCATTTTCTCTAACTCTATAGAATCTCTTCATAATGTTTCTCCTTGATCAAAGAAAATCCCCATAACTCCGCCAATAACTCCACCTAAACCACGGCCAATAGTCTCTCCCGCACTGCCAAAGTCTCTACCAATGCTAGCTCCTATAGAAGCACCTTCTCTGATAGATTCAAAGATACTCTTTCTCGTTGCCTCACCATAATCAAGCAGTTTATCATCATCCCTCCACATTTCTCTATTCTCATTAATATTGTTTACATATATTGCTCTCTTCTCTGAAGGTGTGGCTTTCACGATATAATACAAAAGCTTTGATAAATTGTACGGTCTACTCTGTTCTCCCTCTTTGTCTTTATACCCTGCACTATAGTAAATCGGCTCAATGGTAACACCTGTTGCCTCGTAGACTCTATCCCGAACAGAACGAACCTTCTCTTCCAAAAAATCTACCAACTTCTGGTTAGGCTCATTCTTATCATAATCCCAGTTGCGTCCTTTCATCGCCATGTCTGCTTGGTTAATAGCCACTAAAATTCTATTTTCTTTTCCCTTGCCAAGGTTTGGAATAATAACCTTGTTAATGAGTTCATATGAAGTTCCTAAATCTCTACTACCGCCATCAAGGATGACTAAAA
This region of Lachnospiraceae bacterium oral taxon 096 genomic DNA includes:
- a CDS encoding exonuclease SbcCD subunit D, which translates into the protein MKFFHLSDLHIGLRLMNYDLKKDFEYIFAQIITWAKKEEPEVIVIAGDIYDKAVPSAEAVEMFDRLMEGLVQALPKANVLIIAGNHDSATRINLFRNVLKSRKIYMIGQPPRTKEEYMEKVTVQDQYGEVNFYLLPFVRPSVVREIVGMDQQGNYRGYDASLRVMIEREHIDTSKRNVLVSHQFFLPTGEKAENVARAESEIRMVGNIDEVCADILEVFDYAALGHIHKPMKVGSEVYRYCGTPMPMSISEAGQQKGIIVVEMEEKGVVKTRVLPLNPLHQVRVISGKLEEILMKESIDYVSIQLTDEGEINVFDMQERIRRKFPNVLEVRRQNLQSVDYQMQYDPEEDMDAFSLCRAFLKDVDQEEEKLLKEVINFVQEVEGCDQ
- the malQ gene encoding 4-alpha-glucanotransferase — encoded protein: MRKSGILLHISSLPSPYGIGSFGKAAYDFVDQLKEAGQGYWQVLPMGPIGFGDSPYQSFSAFAGNPYFIDLDALIDEGLLTKKECDAVDFGNDPKKVDYAKMYEERIPLLKKAYKRAYVYKDLDFQDFVEDNAKWLWDYSMFMALKDYFNGSAYTEWPEDIQKRFAYSLDYYREKLYFEIEFYQFLQYKFFTQWKKLKDYANAQGIKIIGDLPFYVAADSADTWSHPELFQLDEEGVPTAVAGCPPDKEMKEGQIWGNPLYNWEKHRQKGYRWWTRRMRVSFVLYDTVRLDHFRAFDEYYSIPYMSENAVNGHWEKGPGMDLIGHLRDEFGDKELIAENLGIEGESAKALLRESGCAATKVLQYAFQDGGEIYLPYNYTKNSVVYTGTHDDEPLHAWAQGLTKKVRAEVCKYFNIDDVDDDSLVNAMICGAMSSVSNVCIIPVQDYLNYGAGYRMNVPSTVGDNWTFRLKPGKMTKKIWKQIAELTKTYGRFQ
- a CDS encoding 50S ribosome-binding GTPase; the protein is MRKESIYEAMQNDIMNANISENDKNKMLKNVMRLKNQKMNIMITGATGCGKSSTINAMFNTEVAKVGVGVDPETMEIRKYELDNLVLWDTPGLGDGKEADNRHAKNIIDKLLEVDENGNALIDLVLVILDGGSRDLGTSYELINKVIIPNLGKGKENRILVAINQADMAMKGRNWDYDKNEPNQKLVDFLEEKVRSVRDRVYEATGVTIEPIYYSAGYKDKEGEQSRPYNLSKLLYYIVKATPSEKRAIYVNNINENREMWRDDDKLLDYGEATRKSIFESIREGASIGASIGRDFGSAGETIGRGLGGVIGGVMGIFFDQGETL